A single genomic interval of Microbacterium sp. BLY harbors:
- a CDS encoding GDSL-type esterase/lipase family protein, with the protein MRVAIVTESFLPHMNGVTGSVMQILRHLERRGHEACVLAPAATGIPAELHGARVAAIPSVALPGYRDVRVGAATTRRIGAELDGFRPDVVHLASPFALGWRGLLASERVGVATVAAYQTDVAAYTERYRIAAATGIAHAHIARLHRRATLTLAPSTASAGQLARLGIDRIRSWGRGVDAERFHPSRRSEALREEWGAEVVIGYIGRLAPEKQVEDLAALHDLPGTRLVIVGDGPRRARLQELLPHALFLGRLDGDALAAALASFDVFVHPGESETFGQTLQEAHASGVPVVATGRGGPLDLVRTGVDGWLYRPGDLDDLRRRVGDLVGDGDRRRAFGQAGWAAVQERSWASLGDQLLGHFDDARVLQAADRRRRVRRAVRPELTAPVSARRWTRLVALGDSLTEGLCDPGPDGALRGWADRLALLLAAQGGLHYANLAIRSQRVDDVCGPQLQRALELRPDLVTILVGANDLVKYRVDVPALAARLEDAVRRARAAGADVVLITPFLPGRRAAALYARRFSSFATALTGVAARTGAILIDTDLHPALAERQHWGEDLVHLSSRGHRFLAYRVAEVLGVPHADALGLLDAALHEQETIGRAAWWRQHALPWAWRRVQGRTAGDGRRAKHRDYVFVGRPPAEVGSRAR; encoded by the coding sequence GTGAGAGTCGCGATCGTCACCGAGTCCTTCCTTCCGCACATGAACGGTGTGACCGGATCCGTGATGCAGATCCTCCGTCACCTGGAGCGCCGAGGGCACGAGGCGTGTGTGCTCGCTCCGGCCGCGACCGGCATCCCGGCGGAGTTGCACGGCGCGCGCGTCGCGGCGATTCCCAGCGTCGCACTCCCGGGCTACCGGGATGTCCGCGTCGGCGCGGCGACCACGCGGAGGATCGGCGCAGAGCTCGACGGCTTCCGTCCCGACGTCGTCCACCTGGCATCGCCGTTCGCCCTCGGCTGGCGCGGACTGCTCGCCTCCGAACGCGTCGGCGTGGCCACGGTCGCGGCCTACCAGACCGACGTCGCCGCCTACACCGAGAGGTATCGGATCGCCGCCGCAACCGGGATCGCCCACGCGCACATCGCCCGCCTGCACCGGAGAGCGACCCTCACGCTCGCCCCCTCCACGGCGTCGGCGGGGCAGCTGGCTCGTCTCGGGATCGACCGCATCCGGTCGTGGGGCCGAGGGGTCGACGCCGAGCGCTTCCACCCGTCCCGGCGCAGCGAGGCGCTCCGGGAGGAGTGGGGCGCGGAGGTCGTCATCGGCTATATCGGTCGCCTGGCCCCGGAGAAGCAGGTGGAGGACCTGGCGGCCCTGCACGACCTCCCGGGCACCCGGCTCGTCATCGTCGGCGACGGGCCACGCCGGGCGCGACTCCAGGAGCTGCTGCCGCACGCGCTGTTCCTCGGCCGGCTCGACGGCGACGCGCTCGCCGCTGCGCTCGCGTCCTTCGACGTGTTCGTGCACCCGGGGGAGAGCGAGACCTTCGGCCAGACGCTGCAGGAGGCGCACGCGAGCGGTGTACCCGTCGTCGCGACCGGTCGCGGAGGCCCGCTCGACCTCGTGCGCACCGGTGTCGACGGCTGGCTCTACCGTCCCGGGGACCTGGACGATCTCCGGCGGAGGGTGGGCGACCTCGTGGGAGACGGAGACCGGCGCCGCGCGTTCGGCCAGGCGGGCTGGGCGGCGGTGCAGGAGCGGAGCTGGGCGAGCCTGGGAGACCAGCTGCTCGGGCACTTCGATGACGCGCGCGTGCTGCAGGCGGCCGACCGCCGCCGGCGGGTCCGCCGCGCCGTCCGCCCGGAGCTGACCGCGCCCGTGTCCGCCCGTCGCTGGACGCGCCTGGTCGCGCTCGGGGATTCCCTGACGGAGGGACTCTGCGACCCCGGGCCCGACGGTGCCCTCCGCGGGTGGGCCGACCGCCTGGCGCTGCTCCTGGCGGCGCAGGGTGGCCTGCACTACGCGAACCTGGCGATCCGCTCCCAGCGCGTGGACGACGTCTGCGGGCCGCAACTGCAGCGGGCGCTCGAACTCCGCCCCGACCTGGTGACGATCCTGGTGGGGGCCAACGACCTCGTGAAGTACCGTGTCGATGTCCCGGCGCTCGCCGCGAGACTGGAGGACGCGGTGCGGCGCGCGCGGGCAGCCGGTGCCGACGTCGTGCTGATCACGCCGTTCCTGCCCGGCCGGCGCGCCGCGGCGCTGTACGCCCGACGCTTCTCCTCCTTCGCCACGGCCCTCACCGGCGTCGCCGCGCGGACCGGCGCGATCCTCATCGACACGGATCTGCATCCCGCGCTCGCGGAGCGTCAGCACTGGGGGGAAGATCTCGTGCATCTCAGCAGCCGAGGACACCGCTTCCTCGCCTACCGGGTGGCGGAGGTGCTCGGGGTGCCGCACGCGGACGCGCTCGGGCTCCTGGATGCCGCGCTGCACGAGCAGGAGACCATCGGGCGTGCGGCGTGGTGGCGTCAGCACGCGCTGCCGTGGGCGTGGCGGAGGGTGCAGGGCCGGACCGCCGGCGACGGACGCCGGGCGAAGCACCGGGACTATGTCTTCGTCGGGCGGCCGCCGGCGGAAGTCGGGTCCCGCGCGCGCTGA